A genomic stretch from Thauera sp. GDN1 includes:
- the pgeF gene encoding peptidoglycan editing factor PgeF translates to MAPGVLRPDWDLPPGVGALLTTRAGGGSAGPYAGFNLGAHVGDDPAAVAANRERLRSFLPADPLWLNQVHGAAVAHADACTGVPEADAVLARTGARVCAVLTADCLPVLFCDDEASVVAAAHAGWRGLAAGVLENTVRRMGVPPHRLRAWLGPAIGPTAFEVGDEVRAAFVAADPAAAAAFVARDVPGKWLADLFALARLRLRAAGLVRIAGGGVCTVSAPERFYSYRRDGVTGRFASLVWLRGR, encoded by the coding sequence ATCGCCCCGGGCGTTCTGCGCCCCGACTGGGATCTGCCTCCCGGTGTCGGCGCCCTGCTGACCACGCGCGCTGGTGGCGGGAGCGCCGGGCCATACGCGGGCTTCAATCTCGGCGCCCACGTGGGCGACGATCCGGCAGCAGTGGCCGCCAACCGCGAACGCCTGCGCTCGTTCCTGCCCGCCGATCCGCTGTGGCTGAACCAGGTCCACGGTGCCGCGGTGGCCCATGCCGACGCATGCACGGGCGTGCCCGAGGCCGATGCCGTGCTCGCGCGCACCGGCGCGCGGGTGTGTGCAGTATTGACCGCCGATTGCCTGCCGGTGCTGTTCTGCGACGACGAGGCGTCGGTGGTCGCCGCCGCCCATGCCGGCTGGCGTGGCCTGGCCGCCGGCGTGCTGGAAAACACGGTCCGGCGGATGGGGGTGCCGCCGCACCGCCTGCGTGCCTGGCTCGGACCGGCGATCGGACCGACGGCCTTCGAGGTCGGGGACGAAGTGCGGGCAGCCTTCGTGGCCGCCGACCCGGCCGCTGCGGCGGCCTTCGTCGCCCGCGACGTGCCGGGAAAATGGCTCGCGGATCTGTTCGCGCTCGCCCGCCTGCGCCTGCGCGCGGCCGGCCTCGTCCGCATCGCGGGCGGCGGGGTGTGCACGGTGTCTGCGCCGGAGCGTTTCTATTCCTACCGGCGCGACGGCGTCACCGGCCGCTTCGCGTCCCTGGTCTGGCTGCGTGGGCGTTGA
- the rluD gene encoding 23S rRNA pseudouridine(1911/1915/1917) synthase RluD, translating to MNLAIEDTRVNERADYIPAALPADDADSCDAVTIPAELGGLRLDQALARLFPEHSRSRLQGWLRDGYIRVDGASPDARRKVCGGEVVEIDAPPPPELAAELPEDIPLAPVYEDEHILVIDKPVGLVVHPGSGNWSGTLLNALLHHDPALAAVPRAGIVHRLDKDTSGLMVVAKTLAAQTELVRQLQARSVKRHYWALVQGQLGSGGTVDAPIGRHPTQRTRMAVVGNGRPAITHYLVVARFARCTLVECRLETGRTHQIRVHMAHIGHPLVGDPVYGQRRTGDAVLDRFPRQALHAFRLGLVHPHSGAAMEWSVPMAADFAVLVDALRGRSSGGKE from the coding sequence GTGAACCTGGCCATCGAAGACACTCGCGTGAATGAACGCGCCGATTATATCCCAGCCGCCCTGCCTGCCGACGACGCCGACTCGTGCGATGCGGTGACGATTCCGGCCGAGCTGGGCGGCCTGCGCCTCGATCAGGCGCTGGCCAGGCTGTTTCCGGAACACTCGCGCAGCAGGCTGCAGGGCTGGCTTCGTGACGGCTACATCCGTGTCGACGGCGCCTCTCCCGATGCGCGGCGCAAGGTGTGTGGCGGCGAGGTGGTCGAGATCGACGCACCGCCGCCCCCCGAGCTCGCCGCCGAGCTGCCCGAGGACATCCCCCTCGCACCCGTGTATGAGGACGAGCATATCCTCGTCATCGACAAGCCGGTCGGACTGGTGGTGCATCCGGGCAGCGGCAACTGGAGCGGCACCCTGCTCAACGCGCTGCTGCATCACGACCCCGCGCTCGCCGCTGTGCCGCGCGCCGGCATCGTACACCGGCTCGACAAGGACACCAGCGGCTTGATGGTGGTGGCGAAGACGCTGGCGGCGCAGACCGAGCTCGTCCGCCAGTTGCAGGCGCGCAGCGTGAAGCGCCACTACTGGGCCCTGGTGCAGGGCCAGCTTGGCAGTGGCGGTACCGTGGATGCGCCGATCGGCCGTCATCCGACGCAGCGCACCCGGATGGCGGTCGTCGGCAACGGCCGCCCGGCGATAACGCACTACCTAGTGGTCGCGCGCTTCGCTCGCTGCACGTTGGTCGAGTGCCGGCTGGAGACCGGCCGCACCCACCAGATCCGCGTGCATATGGCGCATATCGGTCATCCGCTGGTAGGCGATCCGGTCTACGGCCAGCGGCGCACGGGCGACGCCGTGCTCGACCGCTTCCCGCGCCAGGCGCTGCATGCCTTCCGTCTCGGCCTGGTCCACCCGCACTCCGGCGCCGCCATGGAGTGGAGCGTGCCGATGGCCGCGGACTTCGCGGTGCTGGTCGATGCGCTGCGCGGCCGGAGCTCGGGGGGAAAGGAATGA
- the phaC gene encoding class I poly(R)-hydroxyalkanoic acid synthase has protein sequence MSDSAGKQVPPSMQAMLAAGQAMAQGFFDALARQHVAMQDSSGVAAPKLPMPEAEVVAAMQREYAEKQAALWSSMLGRKPGEAGETVVQPEPGDKRFAAPEWSESPVFDYVRQAYLLNADLLRRMADSMPIADGRAKSRIQFLTRQYIDALSPSNFAATNPEFIKTAVETKGESIARGVQNLLADLEKGRISMTDDSAFEIGRNLALTPGSVVFENELMQLIQYAPLTEKVAQVPLLIVPPCINKFYIMDLQPENSLVRFVVEQGFTVFLVSWKNPRPDSGGHHTWDDYLEKGPLAALEVVRSITRVKKPNVLGFCVGGTILTSALAVARARGEEPVSSLTLMTTLLDFSDAGELGCLVDEASVTAREAAIGKGGVLKGQELANVFSFLRANDLVWQYVVGNYLKGNKPVAFDLLYWNSDSTNLPGPFLTWYLRNMYLENNLRVPGKLKMLGHKVDLGKVDVPAYLMAAREDHIVPWKSAYLARNLLGGDTTFVLGASGHIAGAINPASKNRRSYWTAEGRPADPDEWLDGATENKGSWWLHWIEWLRGHGGKQVAARGRLGSTKYEPIEPAPGRYVKERA, from the coding sequence ATGTCGGATTCAGCGGGCAAACAGGTGCCGCCTAGCATGCAGGCGATGCTCGCCGCGGGGCAGGCGATGGCGCAGGGTTTCTTCGATGCGCTGGCACGTCAGCACGTGGCGATGCAGGATTCTTCCGGCGTTGCCGCACCGAAGCTGCCGATGCCCGAGGCCGAAGTCGTGGCCGCGATGCAGCGCGAATACGCCGAGAAGCAGGCTGCATTGTGGTCGTCCATGCTCGGCCGCAAGCCGGGTGAAGCGGGCGAGACCGTCGTCCAGCCCGAACCGGGCGACAAGCGCTTCGCCGCGCCGGAGTGGTCCGAGAGCCCGGTGTTCGACTACGTGCGCCAGGCTTACCTGCTCAATGCCGACCTGCTGCGCAGGATGGCCGATTCGATGCCGATCGCCGATGGCCGCGCCAAGTCGCGCATCCAGTTCCTTACCCGGCAGTACATCGACGCGTTGTCGCCGAGCAACTTCGCGGCGACCAATCCGGAGTTCATCAAGACCGCGGTCGAGACCAAGGGCGAGAGCATCGCCCGCGGCGTGCAGAACCTGCTCGCCGACCTCGAGAAGGGGCGGATCTCGATGACCGACGACTCGGCCTTCGAGATCGGCCGCAACCTGGCGCTGACGCCGGGTTCGGTCGTTTTCGAGAACGAGCTGATGCAGCTGATCCAGTACGCGCCGCTGACCGAGAAGGTCGCGCAGGTGCCGCTGCTGATCGTGCCGCCGTGCATCAACAAGTTCTACATCATGGACCTGCAGCCGGAGAACTCGCTCGTGCGCTTCGTCGTCGAGCAGGGCTTCACCGTCTTTCTCGTGTCGTGGAAGAACCCGCGTCCCGACAGCGGCGGGCACCACACATGGGACGACTACCTCGAGAAGGGGCCGCTGGCGGCGCTCGAGGTGGTGCGTTCGATCACCCGCGTCAAGAAGCCCAACGTGCTCGGCTTCTGCGTCGGCGGCACCATCCTGACCTCCGCGCTCGCGGTGGCGCGGGCGCGTGGCGAGGAGCCGGTGTCCAGCCTGACGCTGATGACCACGCTGCTCGATTTCTCCGATGCGGGCGAGCTCGGCTGCCTGGTCGACGAGGCCAGCGTCACCGCGCGCGAGGCCGCGATCGGCAAGGGCGGGGTGCTCAAGGGCCAGGAGCTCGCCAACGTGTTCTCCTTCCTGCGCGCCAACGACCTCGTGTGGCAGTACGTCGTCGGCAACTACCTCAAGGGCAACAAGCCGGTCGCCTTCGACCTGCTGTACTGGAACTCGGATTCGACCAATCTCCCGGGGCCGTTCCTGACCTGGTACCTGCGCAACATGTACCTCGAGAACAACCTGCGCGTGCCGGGCAAGCTCAAGATGCTCGGTCACAAGGTCGACCTCGGCAAGGTGGATGTGCCGGCCTACCTGATGGCGGCGCGCGAAGACCACATCGTGCCGTGGAAGAGCGCCTACCTGGCGCGCAACCTGCTCGGCGGCGACACCACCTTCGTGCTCGGCGCCAGCGGCCACATCGCCGGCGCGATCAATCCGGCCTCGAAGAACCGTCGCAGTTACTGGACCGCAGAGGGGCGCCCTGCGGATCCGGACGAATGGCTGGATGGCGCGACCGAGAACAAGGGAAGCTGGTGGCTGCACTGGATCGAATGGCTGCGCGGCCATGGTGGCAAGCAGGTCGCGGCGCGCGGTCGCCTGGGCAGCACGAAGTACGAGCCGATCGAACCGGCGCCGGGGCGTTACGTCAAGGAGCGCGCCTGA